Proteins from a genomic interval of Rosa chinensis cultivar Old Blush chromosome 2, RchiOBHm-V2, whole genome shotgun sequence:
- the LOC112183686 gene encoding GDSL esterase/lipase EXL3-like isoform X2 yields the protein MSKSNFPPYGRDFMGGMPTGRFSNGRVPSDFVAEELGVKKVLPAYLDPNLQLQDLLTGVCFASGGSGYDPLTPKLQSVLSLSDQLDLFKEYKSKINTAIGNERTATLLSESLFILSIGTNDLAINYFSTPLRSAHYDIPAYTDLLLEVASNFLQELYALGARVIGVISMPPIGCVPAQRTLDGGIERACYETENQAAVLFNSKLSPLIDSLNKRLPEAQLIYIDIYNPLLSLIQDPAQYAFEVVDKGCCGTGTVESGPLCNKDTPVICNDASKYIFWDSFHPTETAYRILTSAILKQIDKFF from the exons ATGAGCAAAAGCAATTTCCCACCTTATGGAAGAGACTTTATGGGAGGAATGCCTACAGGAAGGTTTAGCAATGGAAGAGTCCCCTCAGACTTCGTTG CTGAAGAATTAGGAGTGAAGAAGGTGTTGCCGGCTTATCTGGATCCGAATTTGCAGCTTCAAGACCTACTTACTGGTGTATGTTTTGCCTCAGGAGGTTCAGGATATGACCCTCTCACTCCCAAATTACAG TCTGTCTTGTCATTATCAGATCAATTAGACTTGTTCAAAGAATACAAAAGCAAGATAAACACAGCAATTGGGAATGAAAGAACAGCCACTCTACTGTCAGAAAGCTTATTCATCCTTTCAATAGGAACCAATGACCTtgcaattaattatttttctaCACCACTGAGGAGCGCTCACTATGATATTCCAGCTTATACAGATCTCCTGCTTGAAGTAGCTTCAAATTTCCTCCAG GAACTTTATGCACTGGGAGCAAGAGTGATTGGAGTAATAAGTATGCCGCCAATTGGGTGTGTGCCAGCACAGAGAACACTCGATGGAGGCATAGAGAGAGCCTGCTATGAGACTGAGAACCAAGCAGCAGTCCTCTTCAACTCGAAGCTCTCCCCCCTTATAGACTCCCTCAATAAGAGACTTCCAGAAGCACAACTCATTTACATTGATATATATAACCCTTTGTTGTCCCTTATCCAAGACCCTGCTCAATATG CATTTGAAGTGGTGGATAAAGGATGCTGTGGAACAGGAACTGTGGAGTCCGGGCCTCTGTGTAACAAAGACACTCCAGTTATTTGCAACGATGCGTCCAAGTACATATTCTGGGATAGCTTTCATCCCACAGAAACAGCTTATAGGATCCTCACCTCTGCAATATTAAAGCAGATTGACAAATTCTTCTGA
- the LOC112183686 gene encoding GDSL esterase/lipase At3g14820-like isoform X1, with product MAFLSPIILPSSSSVRVSVIILFILLSHNVAAITLSKNGTAPAVFAFGDSILDTGNNDYIVSMSKSNFPPYGRDFMGGMPTGRFSNGRVPSDFVAEELGVKKVLPAYLDPNLQLQDLLTGVCFASGGSGYDPLTPKLQSVLSLSDQLDLFKEYKSKINTAIGNERTATLLSESLFILSIGTNDLAINYFSTPLRSAHYDIPAYTDLLLEVASNFLQELYALGARVIGVISMPPIGCVPAQRTLDGGIERACYETENQAAVLFNSKLSPLIDSLNKRLPEAQLIYIDIYNPLLSLIQDPAQYAFEVVDKGCCGTGTVESGPLCNKDTPVICNDASKYIFWDSFHPTETAYRILTSAILKQIDKFF from the exons ATGGCTTTTCTCTCCCCAataattcttccttcatcttcATCTGTCAGAGTTTCTGTGATTATCTTATTTATATTGCTCTCCCATAATGTTGCTGCTATAACACTATCCAAAAATGGAACAGCTCCAGCGGTGTTTGCTTTTGGAGATTCAATATTGGATACTGGCAATAACGATTACATCGTTTCTATGAGCAAAAGCAATTTCCCACCTTATGGAAGAGACTTTATGGGAGGAATGCCTACAGGAAGGTTTAGCAATGGAAGAGTCCCCTCAGACTTCGTTG CTGAAGAATTAGGAGTGAAGAAGGTGTTGCCGGCTTATCTGGATCCGAATTTGCAGCTTCAAGACCTACTTACTGGTGTATGTTTTGCCTCAGGAGGTTCAGGATATGACCCTCTCACTCCCAAATTACAG TCTGTCTTGTCATTATCAGATCAATTAGACTTGTTCAAAGAATACAAAAGCAAGATAAACACAGCAATTGGGAATGAAAGAACAGCCACTCTACTGTCAGAAAGCTTATTCATCCTTTCAATAGGAACCAATGACCTtgcaattaattatttttctaCACCACTGAGGAGCGCTCACTATGATATTCCAGCTTATACAGATCTCCTGCTTGAAGTAGCTTCAAATTTCCTCCAG GAACTTTATGCACTGGGAGCAAGAGTGATTGGAGTAATAAGTATGCCGCCAATTGGGTGTGTGCCAGCACAGAGAACACTCGATGGAGGCATAGAGAGAGCCTGCTATGAGACTGAGAACCAAGCAGCAGTCCTCTTCAACTCGAAGCTCTCCCCCCTTATAGACTCCCTCAATAAGAGACTTCCAGAAGCACAACTCATTTACATTGATATATATAACCCTTTGTTGTCCCTTATCCAAGACCCTGCTCAATATG CATTTGAAGTGGTGGATAAAGGATGCTGTGGAACAGGAACTGTGGAGTCCGGGCCTCTGTGTAACAAAGACACTCCAGTTATTTGCAACGATGCGTCCAAGTACATATTCTGGGATAGCTTTCATCCCACAGAAACAGCTTATAGGATCCTCACCTCTGCAATATTAAAGCAGATTGACAAATTCTTCTGA
- the LOC112186725 gene encoding LOW QUALITY PROTEIN: translation factor GUF1 homolog, chloroplastic (The sequence of the model RefSeq protein was modified relative to this genomic sequence to represent the inferred CDS: inserted 1 base in 1 codon), with the protein MAADLCSRSPAFLLSTTATTTPQRSQPSTAFLPFISLSPSKPFLHKTHLRPKPKFHVLSQAPQPTSQLGHDRLSKVPISHIRNFCIIAHIDHGKSTLADKLLESTGTVQKREMKEQFLDNMDLERERGITIKLQIARMRYSYKTGEPFCLNLIDTPGHVDFSYEVSRSLAACEGALLVVDASQGVEAQTLANVYLALENNLEIIPVLNKIDLPGADPDTVMKEIEEVIGLDCSNAILCSAKEGIGISEILDAIVERVPPPVDTADKPLRALIFDSYYDPYRGVIVYFRVIDGKIKKGDRVYFMASGKDYYADDLGVLSPTQFQVGELYAGEVGFLSASIRSVADARVGDTITHYGRKAESSLPGYEEATPMVFCGMFPVDADQFPDLRDALEKLQLNDAALQFEPESSSAMGFGFRCGFLGLLHMEIVQERLEREYNLSLITTAPSVVYKVNCVNGEVVECSNPSLLPEPGKRKSIEEPIVKIEMLTPKEYIGPLMELAQDRRAEFKEMKFIAENRASLTYELPLAEMVGDFFDQLKSRSKGYASMEYTLLGYKESDLIRLDIQINGDPVEPLATIVHKDKAYAVGRALTQKLKELIPRQMFKVPIQACIGTKVIASEALSAIRKDVLAKCYGGDISRXKKLLKKQAEGKKRMKAIGKVDVPQEAFMAVLKLEKEVL; encoded by the exons ATGGCCGCAGACCTCTGTTCCCGTTCTCCGGCCTTCCTCCTCTCCACAACCGCCACCACCACTCCCCAACGCTCCCAACCCTCCACCGCCTTCTTACCCTTCATCTCCCTCTCCCCCTCCAAGCCCTTCCTCCACAAAACCCACCTCCGCCCCAAGCCCAAGTTCCACGTCCTCTCTCAGGCCCCCCAGCCCACTTCCCAGCTCGGCCACGACCGCCTCTCCAAGGTCCCCATCTCCCACATCCGCAACTTCTGCATCATCGCTCACATCGACCACGGCAAGTCCACTCTCGCCGACAAGCTTCTAGAATCCACCGGAACAGTCCAGAAGCGTGAAATGAAGGAGCAGTTTCTGGACAACATGGACCTGGAGCGCGAGAGAGGCATCACCATCAAGTTACAGATAGCTCGGATGAGGTACAGTTACAAAACCGGTGAACCCTTCTGCCTGAACTTGATCGACACTCCTGGACATGTCGACTTCAGCTACGAGGTTTCGAGGTCTTTGGCTGCCTGTGAAGGTGCTTTGTTAGTTGTCGATGCTTCGCAGGGTGTCGAAGCGCAGACATTGGCGAATGTTTATCTTGCATTGGAGAATAACTTGGAGATTATTCCTGTTTTGAATAAGATTGATCTTCCTGGGGCGGACCCGGATACTGTAATGAAGGAGATTGAGGAGGTTATTGGGTTGGATTGTAGTAATGCGATACTCTGTTCTGCTAAGGAAGGGATTGGGATTAGTGAGATTTTGGATGCCATTGTTGAGAGGGTGCCTCCACCTGTTGACACTGCTGACAAGCCGCTGAGGGCTTTGATTTTTGATAGTTATTATGATCCTTATAGGGGTGTGATTGTGTATTTTAGGGTGATTGATGGGAAGATAAAGAAGGGGGATAGGGTTTATTTTATGGCTAGCGGGAAGGACTACTATGCTGATGACCTTGGGGTTTTGTCTCCGACTCAGTTTCAAGTGGGGGAGCTTTATGCTGGTGAGGTGGGGTTTCTTTCGGCTTCTATAAGATCGGTGGCCGATGCGAGAGTTGGGGATACGATCACGCATTATGGTAGGAAGGCGGAGAGTTCATTGCCGGGTTATGAGGAGGCTACTCCAATGGTGTTCTGTGGGATGTTCCCTGTGGATGCAGACCAGTTTCCGGACTTGAGGGATGCACTTGAGAAGCTGCAGCTTAATGATGCTGCTTTGCAGTTTGAGCCAGAGAGTTCGAGTGCTATGGGTTTTGGGTTTAGATGTGGGTTCTTGGGGCTTCTGCATATGGAAATCGTGCAGGAAAGGCTGGAGAGAGAGTACAATTTGAGCTTGATTACTACTGCACCTAGTGTTGTGTATAAAGTGAACTGCGTAAATGGGGAAGTTGTTGAATGCTCGAATCCATCTTTGCTTCCTGAACCTGGCAAAAGGAAGTCGATTGAGGAGCCTATTGTGAAGATTGAGATGCTTACACCGAAAGAGTATATTGGCCCCCTTATGGAATTGGCGCAGGACAGGAGAGCAGAGTTTAAGGAAATGAAGTTTATTGCTGAGAATAGGGCATCACTCACTTATGAATTACCCCTAGCTGAGATGGTAGGTGATTTTTTTGACCAGCTCAAATCCAGAAGTAAGGGTTATGCTAGCATGGAGTATACTTTACTTGGGTACAAAGAAAGTGATCTAATAAGACTTGATATTCAAATTAATGGTGATCCTGTAGAGCCATTGGCTACTATTGTTCACAAGGATAAGGCATATGCTGTAGGGAGGGCGTTAACACAAAAGCTGAAGGAGCTTATACCAAGACAGATGTTTAAAGTACCGATTCAAGCATGCATAGGTACGAAAGTGATTGCCAGTGAAGCTTTATCGGCAATTAGAAAGGATGTTTTAGCCAAATGCTATGGCGGAGAcatttcaa aaaagaaattgcttaagAAACAGGCTGAggggaagaaaagaatgaaggcAATCGGTAAAGTTGATGTGCCTCAAGAAGCCTTCATGGCTgtgttgaaacttgaaaagGAGGTATTATGA